One Setaria italica strain Yugu1 chromosome I, Setaria_italica_v2.0, whole genome shotgun sequence DNA window includes the following coding sequences:
- the LOC101772605 gene encoding transcriptional regulator SUPERMAN — translation MERESKQQQPWRTCGFTWPPRSYPCSFCKREFRSAQALGGHMNVHRRDRARLRHGLSPPPAAPSRAAAAVIPNLNYPPPQSHRHRPTTTSSSIMAAVSLELGVGVVCSCGSTSAAATTSATPVAPAGPEEDDGGLDLELRLGVSSS, via the coding sequence ATGGAGAGGGagagcaagcagcagcagccatggaGGACCTGCGGCTTCACTTGGCCGCCGAGATCCTACCCCTGCAGCTTCTGCAAGAGGGAGTTCAGGTCGGCGCAGGCCCTCGGCGGCCACATGAACGTCCACAGGAGGGACAGGGCCAGGCTCAGGCACGGCTtgtctcctcctccggccgcccctagcagggcggcggcggcggtgattcCCAACCTCAACTATCCGCCACCGCAGTCCCATCGTCATcgccccaccaccacctcatCGTCAATAATGGCGGCGGTGAGCTTGGAGTTGGGGGTTGGAGTGGTGTGCAGCTGCGGCAGCACTAGTGCTGCAGCCACCACTAGTGCTACTCCAGTAGCTCCAGCCGGCCCCGAGGAGGATGACGGCGGTCTCGACCTTGAGCTTAGGCTCGGCGTCTCTTCTTCTTGA
- the LOC101755709 gene encoding amino acid transporter AVT1C, translating into MRSSVSERSLIIESDDDDDHPQSQPPSAAAARRRRHHDQGSGSDSDSGSGSDSSSPCATPRAEPTASSYTQQWPQSYRQSIDILSSVQSPNLSFLGTPTLSRLSNSFTNSFRGKTPEIISNLVKPLLRPTTSDEQQREEARKSSQYLLPSRKPSLQQIPEDQKPLLVADEVSPHQKCSYTQAVVNGINVLCGVGILSTPYAIKQGGWLGLAILCLFAILAWYTGVLLRRCLDSKEGLETYPDIGHAAFGTTGRIAISIILYVELYACCIEYLILESDNLSKLFPNAHLTIGSLTLNSHVFFAILTTIIVMPTTWLRDLSCLSYLSAGGVIASILGVICLFWAGAVDNVGFENEGTVLNLPGIPIAIGLYGYCYSGHGVFPNIYSSLKNRNQFPSILFTCIALSTILYAGAAVMGYKMFGEATKSQFTLNLPENLVVSKVAVWTTVANPITKYALTIIPLSMSLEELLPPNQQKYSNIMMLRSALVVSTLLIALSVPFFGLVMALVGSLLTMLVTYILPCACFLAILKTKVTWHQVAACSFIMAVGVCCACVGTYSSLSRIIQSYT; encoded by the exons ATGAGGAGCTCGGTGTCGGAGCGCAGCCTCATCATcgagagcgacgacgacgacgaccatcCCCAATCCCAACCGccatccgcagccgccgccaggAGAAGACGCCACCACGAccagggctccggctccgactccgactccgGCTCGGGCTCCGACTCGTCCTCCCCCTGCGCCACCCCGCGCGCCGagcccaccgcctcctcctacACCCAGCAATGGCCGCAGAGCTACAG GCAATCCATCGACATCCTTAGTAGCGTGCAGTCACCAAATCTCAGCTTCTTAGGGACCCCAACTCTAAGCAGGCTCTCCAACTCCTTCACCAACTCTTTCCGTGGTAAAACCCCTGAAATCATCTCTAATCTCGTCAAGCCACTCCTGCGCCCCACCACAAGTGATGAGCAGCAACGTGAAGAAGCGCGAAAGAGCTCCCAGTACCTTCTGCCCTCGAGAAAACCCTCTTTGCAACAAATCCCTGAGGATCAGAAGCCACTGCTAGTTGCTGATGAGGTGTCTCCTCATCAGAAATGCTCTTACACCCAGGCAGTGGTCAATG GAATAAATGTTCTATGTGGTGTGGGAATCCTATCAACACCTTATGCCATCAAACAAGGTGGTTGGCTTGGACTGGCCATACTCTGTTTATTTGCTATTCTTGCATGGTATACTGGTGTGCTCCTGCGCCGTTGCCTAGACAGCAAGGAGGGCCTTGAGACATACCCAGATATTGGCCATGCCGCCTTTGGCACCACCGGTCGTATAGCCATCTCG ATAATCCTGTATGTGGAACTGTAT GCCTGTTGCATCGAGTATCTGATACTGGAGAGCGACAATTTATCAAAATTATTCCCCAATGCACACCTAACCATTGGGAGCTTGACATTGAACTCCCATGTATTTTTCGCAATCTTGACTACCATCATTGTCATGCCCACCACTTGGCTCCGTGACCTTAGCTGCCTGAGCTACCTTTCAG CTGGAGGTGTCATTGCATCTATCCTTGGAGTCATCTGCCTGTTCTGGGCAGGTGCCGTTGACAATGTTGGCTTTGAGAACGAAGGAACTGTGCTGAACCTCCCTGGAATCCCTATTGCGATTGGATTGTATGGTTATTGCTACTCAGGGCATGGGGTGTTTCCGAACATCTATTCTTCTCTGAAGAATCGCAACCAGTTCCCTTCAATTCTCTTTACTTG TATTGCGCTGTCTACCATTTTGTATGCTGGTGCCGCGGTGATGGGATACAAAATGTTTGGTGAAGCCACAAAGTCTCAGTTCACACTCAACTTACCAGAGAATTTAGTAGTTTCAAAGGTTGCAGTTTGGACCACG GTGGCAAATCCAATAACCAA ATATGCATTAACCATAATCCCACTGTCTATGAGTTTGGAGGAGTTGCTGCCGCCAAATCAACAGAAGTACTCAAACATAATGATGCTTAGATCAGCCCTTGTGGTGTCAACCCTCCTCATTGCTCTATCTGTACCCTTCTTTG GACTTGTGATGGCCTTGGTTGGTTCTTTGCTCACGATGCTTGTG ACCTATATTCTACCTTGCGCGTGCTTTCTGGCAATCCTTAAGACAAAGGTGACTTGGCACCAG GTCGCAGCTTGCTCATTCATCATGGCGGTCGGGGTTTGCTGCGCGTGTGTGGGGACATACTCGTCCCTGTCCAGGATAATCCAGAGTTACACCTGA